The following proteins are encoded in a genomic region of Lutra lutra chromosome 16, mLutLut1.2, whole genome shotgun sequence:
- the SRSF2 gene encoding serine/arginine-rich splicing factor 2 has translation MSYGRPPPDVEGMTSLKVDNLTYRTSPDTLRRVFEKYGRVGDVYIPRDRYTKESRGFAFVRFHDKRDAEDAMDAMDGAVLDGRELRVQMARYGRPPDSHHSRRGPPPRRYGGGGYGRRSRSPRRRRRSRSRSRSRSRSRSRSRYSRSKSRSRTRSRSRSTSKSRSARRSKSKSSSVSRSRSRSRSRSRSRSPPPVSKRESKSRSRSKSPPKSPEEEGAVSS, from the exons ATGAGTTACGGTCGCCCGCCTCCCGATGTGGAGGGCATGACCTCCCTCAAGGTGGACAACCTGACCTACCGCACCTCGCCCGACACCCTGAGGCGCGTGTTCGAGAAGTACGGGCGCGTCGGCGATGTGTACATCCCGCGGGACCGCTACACCAAGGAGTCCCGCGGCTTCGCCTTCGTCCGCTTCCACGACAAGCGCGACGCCGAGGACGCCATGGACGCCATGGACGGGGCGGTGCTGGACGGCCGCGAGCTGCGGGTGCAGATGGCGCGCTACGGCCGACCCCCGGACTCGCACCACAGCCGCCGGGGCCCGCCGCCCCGCCGGTACGGGGGCGGCGGCTACGGACGCCGGAGCCGCAG CCCTCGGCGGCGCCGCCGCAGCCGCTCCCGGAGTCGGAGCCGCTCCAGGTCCCGCAGTCGCTCCCGCTACAGCCGCTCCAAGTCTCGCTCCCGCACTCGCTCGAGGTCGCGGTCCACGTCCAAGTCCAGGTCGGCGCGAAGGTCCAAGTCCAAGTCCTCGTCGGTGTCCAGGTCTCGCTCGCGCTCCCGGTCCCGCTCCCGGTCCCGGAGTCCGCCGCCCGTATCCAAGAGGGAGTCCAAGTCCAGGTCGCGCTCCAAGAGCCCCCCCAAGTCTCCCGAGGAGGAAGGAGCGGTGTCCTCTTAA
- the MFSD11 gene encoding UNC93-like protein MFSD11: MSPESKKLFNIIILGVAFMFMFTAFQTCGNVAQTVIRSLNSTDFHGSGYTSMAIIYGVFSASNLITPSVVAIIGPQLSMFASGLFYSMYIAVFIQPLPWSFYTASVFIGIAAAVLWTAQGNCLTINSDEHTIGRNSGIFWALLQSSLFFGNLYIYFAWQGKTQISESDRRTVFIALTVISLVGTVLFFLIRQPDSENVLGEDESSDDQDLEVNESAQSTMGKAVDAFKKSLKLCVTKEMLLLSITTAYTGLELTFFSGVYGTCIGAVNKFGTEEKSLIGLSGIFIGIGEILGGSLFGLLSKNNRFGRNPVVLLGILVHFIAFYLIFLNMPGDAPIAPVEGTDSSAYIKSSKEVAIFCSFLLGLGDSCFNTQLLSILGFLYSEDSAPAFAVFKFVQSICAAVAFFYSNYLLLHWQLLVMVILGFFGTISFFSVEWAAAAIVARGSDYRSI, from the exons ATGTCCCCGGAATCTAAAAAGCTCTTCAACATTATAATTTTAGGAGTTGCCTTTATGTTTATGTTCACCGCCTTTCAAACTTGCGGCAATGTGGCG CAAACTGTCATCAGGAGCTTAAATAGCACAGACTTTCACGGCAGTGGCTATACCAG CATGGCGATTATTTATGGCGTGTTCTCCGCTTCAAATTTGATTACACCATCAGTGGTTGCCATTATAGGACCTCAGCTCTCTATGTTTGCAAGTGGTTTATTTTACAG CATGTACATTGCCGTTTTTATCCAGCCTCTCCCGTGGTCCTTCTACACAGCCTCTGTTTTCATTGGAATTGCCGCTGCCG TGCTTTGGACAGCACAAGGAAATTGCCTGACAATAAATTCAGATGAGCATACTATTGGGAGAAACAGTGGAATTTTCTGGGCACTCTTACAATCTAG cttGTTCTTTGGAAACCTCTACATATATTTTGCTTGGCAAGGGAAAACTCAAATATCAG agAGTGACCGAAGAACAGTGTTTATTGCCCTGACAGTGATTAGCCTTGTGgggacagttcttttctttctcattcggCAGCCAGATTCTGAAAATGTCCTGGGAGAAGATGAGTCCTCTGATGACCAGGACCTGGAAGTCAACGA gtCTGCCCAGAGCACTATGGGAAAAGCAGTCGATGCGTTCA AAAAGTCTCTGAAGTTATGTGTCACCAAAGAGATGCTGCTCCTTAGTATTACGACTGCCTATACAG GTCTGGAATTGACTTTCTTCTCTGGTGTCTATGGAACGTGTATTGGTGCTGTAAATAAATTCGGAACGGAAGAGAAAAGCCTCATTGGACTTTCTGGCATTTTCATTGGCATTGGAGAAATCTTAG GTGGAAGCCTCTTTGGTCTGCTGAGCAAGAATAATCGTTTTGGTAGAAATCCAGTTGTGTTGTTGGGCATCCTGGTGcattttatagctttttatttgatatttcttaACATGCCTGGGGATGCCCCTATTGCTCCCGTTGAAGGGACCGATAGCAGCGCTTACATCAAATCCAG CAAAGAAGTCGCCATCTTCTGCAGCTTTCTGCTGGGCCTTGGGGACAGCTGCTTTAACACCCAGTTGCTTAGTATTTTGGGCTTCCTCTACTCCGAAGACAGCGCGCCGGCCTTTGCTGTCTTCAAGTTTGTGCAG TCCATCTGCGCAGCCGTGGCGTTTTTCTACAGTAACTACCTTCTCCTTCACTGGCAACTCCTGGTCATGGTGATACTTGGATTCTTTGGgaccatttcatttttctccgTGGAGTGGGCAGCCGCGGCCATCGTGGCCCGGGGCTCTGACTACCGGAGTATTTGA
- the METTL23 gene encoding histone-arginine methyltransferase METTL23 isoform X2, translating to MAAKCGAEVILSDSSELPHCLEICRQSCEMNDLPQVRVIGLTWGHVSQDLLALPSQDIILASDVFFEPEDFEDILTTVYFLMQKNPKVQLWSTYQVRSADWSLEALLYKWDMKCVHIPLESFDADKEDIAESALPGRHTVEMLVISFAKDSL from the exons ATGGCTGCAAAATGTGGTGCTGAAGTCATCTTGTCGGACAGTTCAGAGCTGCCTCACTGTCTAGAAATCTGCCGCCAAAGCTGTGAAATGAATGACCTGCCACAGGTACGCGTCATAGGACTGACATGGGGCCATGTGTCTCAGGATCTTCTGGCTCTACCATCACAAGATATTATACTTGCATCTGATGTGTTCTTTGAACCAGAAG ATTTTGAAGACATCTTAACTACAGTCTACTTTTTgatgcaaaaaaaccccaaagtccAATTGTGGTCCACTTACCAGGTAAGAAG tgctgaCTGGTCACTTGAAGCTTTGCTCTACAAGTGGGATATGAAATGTGTCCACATTCCTCTGGAGTCTTTTGATGCAGACAAGGAAGATATAGCAGAATCTGCCCTCCCAGGAAGACATACTGTTGAAATGCTGGTCATCTCCTTTGCAAAGGACAGTCTCTGA